The Coccinella septempunctata chromosome X, icCocSept1.1, whole genome shotgun sequence nucleotide sequence GTTTTTGACAGATAATAGAAAGGTAAATCTTGCGGTCAGATAACCAGATTGAGGTCTCGATAGATTTCCCAATAAAGTTGAATAATGAGAAGTTCCCTTTCATTTTGAATCGATTTATTGTGCTGTGAAGAACCGAAGTAGTAAAAATGGCTACCAGGCGTGTTATAGTTTATGGAGGAAAAGGAGCATTAGGTTCAACTTGTGTATCTCAtttcaaatccaaaaattttgtgAGTAAAGACGTAATTCTGAATGGTATTTTATCTAATGATCTCTTCTCCTCTTTCCAGTGGGTAGGATCTATCGATATGTCTGAGAATAAAGATGCAGACTTGAATATTTTAGTTGAGAAGGATGCTGATCTGGTGCAACAGGTATATAATAAATTAAGTCGTTTTCATCAAAAATTACTGATTTCTATAATATTCAGGAAAGTTCAATATTGAATTCTTTGAAATCTGCCCTTGGGGATGCCAAATTGGAAGCTGTCATTTGTGTTGCTGGAGGATGGGCTGGAGGAAATGCAAAGAAAGGTATACTTTTAAGCACCATTAGTTATCGTTATGGAAGTATTGGTTTTTCATTTCTAGATCTTGCCAAAACCGCCGATCTGATGTGGAGACAAAGTGTTTGGAGCTCTGTAATCTCGGCAAGTATTGCTGCGCATCACTTGAAGGAAGGTGGAGTTGTCACCCTAACTGGTGCTAAGGCTGCTTTGGAAGGAACACCAGGTGACTATTTGTGAGAACTGTTTTAAGAGTGAATTGATTGAACCATTGTTTCAGGAATGATTGGTTATGGCTTAGCCAAAAGTGCTGTTCATCAATTAACCAAATCTTTGGCTGGTAAAGACAGTGGTTTACCTCAGAATTCATTAGTGGTTTCTATCTTGCCCATTACTTTGGATACTCCGATGAATAGAAAATGGATGCCCACTGCAGATTTCACTTCATGGACCCCACTAGAATATGTAGCAGGGTAATTATAAgaaattcattagaaaattctGCATATTTACAAGTCTCATCTTCAGGATGTTCCATGAATGGGTCGAGGAGAAAAATCGTCCAGAAAATGGCAGCTTACTTCAGCTCTCTACCAAAAATTCTAAAACTGAAATCATTCCAGTACAGTAGGTGAAAAGGCATACATGTATGTTAACCACAAAAACGACCAATGGCAGAAATCTATAAATTGATGCAAACTAtgagttttattttgttacaaGTGTTTATAAATTATTTACATGTTAGATTTTGTTGATTTACTTCATAATAAAGGAATATGAAACTAGTATCTTTGCTCTTCTTTATACCTGTGTTGAAGTTCATTGATGATATAAGTAGGTACAACAAATAATATCAAATCAATAATCAAATACAAAATGAGAAATTAAAAGTGTCTTCATAAAAACTTTCACATCTCTCATGTAGCCATCTTCCTGTCTTTTACTCATGAATGATGGTGTCAGGGTGAAACTCATGAAAAGCTGAATAAGATTTCTCTCTCTTTTAAAACTCCATGTTTTACATCTTACCGCATGAATTTAAATGAGAGTGATGGAGTAAAAAAAGTGTAGTTTCCTTCAGTGGAAGAATATGTAGTAGCGGGTTCGAAACTCGCTCTTACGAAACTTTTTTAAACCTGAAGTATAGGAAAAATGAAGAGGAATAGTTGAGAAAggaaataataaatcaatatttaaaTTTACAGCGTTTTTCTTTACTTTTTCAAAGTTTATATGTTCAAAGGTGAAACATTTTTACTAGTTGAACTTTATTTTTCGACTTGGTTTCAAAGTCATTCTGGGAAAAAATGTATCAAGAGCTCTGATATCAATTGAGGGTAATCAATCAATTGTTGCAAGACATAGCAATTTTCCGAGGATATAAAAATTGGAAAGAATTGAATACTGGATTTTTTCTGATGACTGTAATTGGAGGCCTCTGTATATTCTATAACTTACACCACAAGGCTTAACCACAATAAAGCATATAAATAAACTTTATGTACATTCCAAATGTCCtccaaatctatatatatacaaTTTTAATCGAGATAAGTTCGTCATAAGGATATAATTCTTTCATTATAGGTAGTAAATGCGTAGAACTAGCAAACCATATTAATTaacaataaatttcaatacGGAACTCTACTGGATTGTTAAGATTGCTTAATTAATAATATTCCAGATATAACGTTCATCGACGTCGAATTTTAAGAGTCAATAAACTAGAGCAGTGGAATTAGGAAGCCGTTAACGGAATATTATGAGTTCACGTATTCCCAAGAAATTTATTCTGAAATATCCAGTACTCAGTAGGAGTTTGAAACGGTGTGCTttattatttctaataataaaccATGGATGGATTGGTGTTGAACTGAAATGTTCGCAGTTTAGGTTTAGGGACAAATTATGAGAACGATAGAAAAAAAACCGCTGCAAATGATTGAAAACATGTTAGTCTATTTCTGGAGCCATTTCTCAAATCATATAAATTCCTTTGATTTTCCAGATAATATAAAATGGAATTACTTTTCACAGATATGATTCATGAATTTGTTTAGGAATGAAGTGGATTATATTTATGTTTATTACTAAATATTTGATCCAAGATTCCAATCTAAGCGAAAACTGTGCTAAAGTAATGCAGtaaaaaatattctattgaCTAACTCATCCATGCAGGCTTTCTTTCTTGGTATGAATGTAACTACCGAAGAGGTACATTGGGAGAAATTTGGTACAAAAATGCTGTTCCATTCGACAACTATCCTCCTAGttcattgaagagaaaagaaagtGTGAGATACCCACCACAAATTTACGTTACCCCAAAAACTACCTGATGAGTAACTTGAGTCATGCGATAAAAATTATATATCCGTTTATACAAACTATCATCTATCCATACATATTTCCTATTTCAAGAGTCTGATATAAACACCTCCAGGtcaggaatataatttttcatataacTTTTCAATCTTCCATTTTTAAATGAGTCGATTGGATGAGGGGAAAGTTGAGGAGGCTGTTATTGGAGGGTACCCGATTTTTATAGCAAATTTCATCGAATTCCCCAGTTGAGTTTCCAAGAAAAAGCCTGGACGGCagacaaatatttttttaattctattttcgaaatcttcatgtcccaaaatgaatagcgttagttttctgagaaaatgatGAACTAAAATCAACAAATTGCTCTGATCTTCGCGTATACACCATATTTCTATTTGAGATTTTTGGGGTTGCCTTTTTCCCGTATATGATGATGATTTTTTATCATATAGTAACCAGCCCAAGTTGAAGTTCTTTTATTTAATTTACCTATTCCAGCTTTTTGAAACTCACAAATACGATAATAAGTAAACTTGATTTGTCTCTCAGAAGAATTCCCACAAAGACAATGAATATCGTTAAAACGTTTGTGTCTGCTTCTCAAGCATgaatcttgttttttttttcgaagacaGCATTCAGGATTCAATACACAACTAGCTCAACAATAAGGAGATAAGCTTGACATGAGCAGTCCATGCTCACAGCTATGCAAAGCTTGCAACAAATTTTATTTGGGGGTGTTTACATAATAAATATGCGACAAAGAAGCATTAGGTTACTCCTTTTCTGGAACTCGAATATTTACCCCTTCTGGAGTATATGGTGGCAAAAATGGAAGAACTGATTTGCGATATATGTTTTCTACTCTTTCCGGTTAGGTTTTGAAAATTAGACAGagagaactttttttttataaacacTTCAAAATTAGGTTTTAAGCTGCTAATGTGGTAATTTGCATCTTGCGCAAAGTTATGGTAGTTTTAAGGgataactcataaaaacacaTTGATTTTGTTGTTTGTTCATCTCGAATACTCACTCTTGGGATGTTAATCTCGAAATATGGATGTTTTCGGactgaaaattgcatttttcccTCATCCCCACTCTATATGGATGGATATAGGTGCCTCATCCCATAAAATCCGGTTTACACGCTCATGCCATTTGGGCATATATACACCAAGACAGACTTATGATAATTTATGCTTATTgcatacatatttttttgtatattatTGAATCGTCTCGCCTCTAGCCCAAAATAACTTGGACGGTGTAAGACAATTGGACTGGCTTATTCCTGCTGATCGAAACTCCTCTGTTAGTCCGCCAGTAGCCCTTCTTGGTGTTGAAGTTTTATATCAAGagtatttaatttatttgttACTCTCTGTAACCCAAAATCTTTTTTCTGACTTTCAGCAGAAACTGACGAATATGATTCTGTGGGCAGGAAGAATAAACTCCTGCATCACCTGGTTACAGAGGGTGAGAGCAGGTCTGATATGGAGAGCACAATGAACCTCATATTAAGGCCGAAGGGTAATGCAAGCCCTTAAAACAATCTACAAGCTGGTGAT carries:
- the LOC123321631 gene encoding dihydropteridine reductase; translation: MATRRVIVYGGKGALGSTCVSHFKSKNFWVGSIDMSENKDADLNILVEKDADLVQQESSILNSLKSALGDAKLEAVICVAGGWAGGNAKKDLAKTADLMWRQSVWSSVISASIAAHHLKEGGVVTLTGAKAALEGTPGMIGYGLAKSAVHQLTKSLAGKDSGLPQNSLVVSILPITLDTPMNRKWMPTADFTSWTPLEYVAGMFHEWVEEKNRPENGSLLQLSTKNSKTEIIPVQ